A single genomic interval of Deltaproteobacteria bacterium harbors:
- the rbfA gene encoding 30S ribosome-binding factor RbfA has protein sequence MSSPRMERISDLMISEISQVLLRKVKDPRVRHVTISDVDVARDLKTAKVYFSVLPGGMDKDEVLDGLNRAAGYIRSELFHVLRFKSIPRLIFKLDPSIEYGAHIEKLLHTLHNGKDEDEDGES, from the coding sequence ATGTCTTCTCCGAGAATGGAACGGATTTCCGATCTCATGATTTCCGAGATCTCGCAGGTTTTGTTACGGAAAGTCAAAGACCCCCGCGTGCGGCATGTAACCATTTCCGACGTGGACGTGGCCCGGGACCTCAAGACGGCAAAAGTATATTTCAGTGTCTTGCCGGGCGGGATGGATAAAGACGAAGTCCTCGACGGTTTGAACCGTGCCGCCGGATACATCCGCAGTGAACTGTTTCATGTCCTCCGATTCAAATCGATCCCCCGGTTGATTTTTAAATTGGACCCCTCCATTGAATACGGCGCGCACATTGAAAAACTCCTGCACACCCTCCACAATGGAAAGGACGAGGATGAAGACGGGGAATCTTGA
- a CDS encoding DUF503 domain-containing protein → MHVGALIVDLYLPGCTSLKGKRSIVKSIKERVKNKFNVSVAEVDYHDLHQRALIGVAMIGNDAKKINSALDKVLSFLELFRDADLAGHQLEIM, encoded by the coding sequence ATGCACGTTGGTGCCTTGATCGTTGATTTATATCTTCCGGGATGTACTTCTCTGAAGGGGAAACGGAGCATTGTCAAATCGATCAAGGAGCGGGTGAAAAATAAGTTTAATGTTTCCGTGGCGGAAGTAGATTATCATGATCTGCATCAGCGGGCCTTGATCGGTGTGGCCATGATCGGCAATGATGCAAAAAAGATCAACAGTGCGCTGGATAAGGTTTTGAGCTTTTTGGAACTGTTTCGTGATGCGGACCTGGCGGGTCATCAGCTTGAAATCATGTAA